GCGGCACGATCGGCATCAGCGCGACGTTGTTGAGCACAAAGGCGTTGGGCGCTTGCAGTTCCATGCGTACGGTATAGTCGTCCACCGCTTCGACGGCGGTGATGTCGGCGTAGAGGCTGCGGTGCACCGAGTTGTTCGCCTCGTCGAGCACCCAGTCGAAGGTGTACACAACGTCCTCGGCGGTCAACTCCTGGCCGTGATGAAAGAGAACGCCCTGGCGCAGCGCGAAGGTGAGGCTGAGGCCGTCTTCGCCGATCTGCCAGCTCTCGGCCAGGCGCGGGATGACCTCCATGTCGGTGCTGAAGGTGACCAAGGGCTCCATGATGGTCTGCATGCGTGTGAACGAGGGCACGTCGTTTTGCACCCTCGGGTCGAGCCCAACGGCTTCGGCGCTCTCGCCGATAATGAGGCGATTTTGGGCGTCGGCCAGGCTCGAGGCTGCAAAAGCCAGAGCCGCCAAGATGGAAAAAATGACGGGTACAACAGCTGCCATAGAACACTCCTCCTTGTCAGGGTCTTAGACGTAGACGTAACAGCAGGTTAACAAACCCGGCCCCATAACTCAAGCCGCGCGGCGCGGGAAGCGGTTCTTAAGACTTGAAACCGTGCCCGCCCGTGGCGTGTTAGGCTGAAGGCATCTACATCTGAAGGAGGAGCAACATGAAAGCACATCGGCTGTTCGTACTCGCGCTGAGCCTGGTTTTCTCGCTGGGGTTGGCCCAGACGCAACTCACCGTCTTTATCGGCGGGCAGCAGCGCCCCGACGTGATCGGTCCGATTCTGGAGCGCTTCAGCGCCGAAAACCCCGACATCGACGCCGGCTACGAGGTGGGCGGCGCCACCAGCGAGGCCCAGCAGCAGTACCTGAGCACGGTCCTGACCAGCCAGAGCGGCGACATCGACATCTTCCTGATCGACGTGGTGCGTCCCGCGCAGTACGCCGCCTCGGGCTGGGCCGAGCCCCTAAACCCCTACTTCGAGAGCGAAGCGGCGATGATGGACTACCTGGAGGCCTTCCTGCCCGGTCCCGTCGAGGCCGGCATGATTGACGGCACGCTCTACGCCCTGCCCGCCTTTACCGACGCGCAGTTTCTCTACTACCGCGCCGACCTCCTGGAGGGGTACGGCCTCGAGCCGCCGACGACCTGGGAGGAGCTGATGGCGCAGGCGCAGACGATCACCGAGGGGGAGGGCGACCCCAACCTGCAGGGCTTCAACTACCAGGGCGCGGCCATCGAGGGCACCGTCTGCACCTTTTTGGAGGCGCTCTGGACGGCGGGCGGCGACTGGCGCGACGAGGCGGGCAACATCACCATAGACTCGCCCGAGGGCCGCCGGGCGCTCGAGTGGTACCAGAGCACCATCGAGAGCGGCATCACCGTTCCCGGCATCGCCGAGATGACCACCGACCTTAGCCGCCAGCAGTTCCAGGCGGGCAACGTGGT
This DNA window, taken from Deinococcota bacterium, encodes the following:
- a CDS encoding ABC transporter substrate-binding protein; amino-acid sequence: MKAHRLFVLALSLVFSLGLAQTQLTVFIGGQQRPDVIGPILERFSAENPDIDAGYEVGGATSEAQQQYLSTVLTSQSGDIDIFLIDVVRPAQYAASGWAEPLNPYFESEAAMMDYLEAFLPGPVEAGMIDGTLYALPAFTDAQFLYYRADLLEGYGLEPPTTWEELMAQAQTITEGEGDPNLQGFNYQGAAIEGTVCTFLEALWTAGGDWRDEAGNITIDSPEGRRALEWYQSTIESGITVPGIAEMTTDLSRQQFQAGNVVFMLNWGYAWAHFQGDSPDATEVAGVVGVAPLPAFEGGESATCVGGWQWAINPYSQNKEAAFTLLQFLAGEDAQRTLAVQASNIPARQSLYQDPEVLEAAPHFAEFYEVIVGARSRPVTAFYTEVSELIRTTMNAFFAQAIAADEALSEMQLGLEDILEN